The following is a genomic window from Phaeodactylum tricornutum CCAP 1055/1 chromosome 31, whole genome shotgun sequence.
GCAGACTCCCAACGGTATCTTCCCGCCGACCGTGAGTTCCGTTTCGGCTCTGACCGACGCGAGTCGTGCATTGTATCCTTCTCTGTTACGTGGTGGGACTGGAGAGTATTCGTTGGCCGTAGATTTAGCCATCGAACAAAGCTTCCCAGCATGCTCGTGGTGTATTGGGCACGACCAACGGTGCTGTTCTTTAGAACTCAGCCGACATTGAGACAAGCCTGTCGAACTTTGCGTCAGGAAACGCACAGTCAACAGCTAGAGATACCATCGGCGTGCCTTTCCTAGTGTGAGAAGTGGTACGAAGCGCGTTGGAAGCCGACACTCTCGTCAAGGAAACGGATTGACAAACGTCAGACAGGGCCGATGGACCCATTCCAGCCGCACACGCAAAAGGTATGTTGCCCGAAACGTCGGCAGCTACAGTAGCGGACAACGCGGTCGTAAGCTCAGCATGCTCCGCCGATACTCCGGTGTGCCCGACAACTTGGGAGTGGACCAGCCAAGGGTGCGGCAAGGCCAGCAATTGCCATGCAGGTTTCCATCACagtcttcaaaaagaagatttttcATCTTGCGCCGCATTGCTGACCTTTGCAATGACAAGCATAGCAAGTCGCTGCTCCGTTAGTGGTCTCTTTTCCCAATTTGGTGCTATTTTGGATTGCTATATTCAAGACAAGGCTTGCATGGTTACCTTTCGCTAGTTCCACTTTTCCGTAGTCTTGTGATGCAAAGCAGACGAGAAGCGTGGGATTCACATTACACATGTATTTCAAACGGCGCCAGTATGTGATACAGCAATTGCGGGTGGGTCAGTTTACATCAACATTAAGCGCAGAGAAGAACAGAAAGATCACATCTCCCAGTGTCCAAATTGTAAAAAGGCATGCGCTGCAAGAAAAGCAATACTCATTAAGATTTGGTGATTATGGTTTGCCGAGTTTTAGTGGTGACTGTGACGGATTGTTCGACGTCCACAAGATACAACGTAAAAATagaatctcacagtcagcagctAGTCAACATGCCTTTCAATCTGTGTATAAAAGTCCATTTCTCAGCTTCTGCTTTGTTGTCGAATTTGCGGCCGTATTTTCAGGCAAAGCGATCGCCACAAACGCCTCAGGTAGAACAGCAGAAATGGGCGGTATCTTGTGAGTTGATTCCCTGCCGTCACCATCCCGCAAGCAATAAGGACACTCAATGGAATAAACGCCACCAATTCCAACCAATCAATGGAATCAGTGATTGAGtagaacaaaagaaaaaagacaGCAAATGGTCCTCCAATCCAGCCACCCAGCTGAAGTACGGGATGGTCCCGAGCAATGCCCAGACCCAGGCCAAAAACCACCACGGGGTaaaattcgaaaaccagTTGCAGGATGATAACGCAGTACATTCCCCACAGCATCTGCTCTCGGACAACTAAGCTGGGTGACCCCATGATCAAGTAAAAAGCTGTCGCAATAATCAGCACGAGACTTAGCAAGCCTGCCAACGTTTCATCTATCCAAGTCAGAGTTGCAACGATAGACATAGCCAAGCAACCCGCACTTGATGGAATTTTCAAAGTTTGTTCCATTGCAAGAGCAAAAATAAACAGAAATACTGCAGCAGCACTATATCCAATTTCTTGGATCCGAAGGTTGCATTTTCCTTCTCTGGACCACACCGGTCGAAAGTCACGGGAATGGGTTTTATTGGCAATTGTTGTAGCCACCATGGTTTGTGGATTCACTCGTACTATTTGCACTTCTTGGATGGACCAAAAATGCCTATCTACTCCATCCTGGCGTACCCAGTACTCACCATCATAAGCTCTGCCCAAACATGATCTCAGTTCCTGTTGGTtgctgctggaaaaagtAGTGTTCCGAACTTCTTGATTGGCATCTTCTTTAGAGTCAATGCAAGCAACAGAGAAGACACTACTCGCGTAGGGGACAGAGGGGAAGATATCTATATCGTAGCCTTCCTGGACCACCTCCTTGTACAAGAAACAGAAGGAAGTTGATGTTCCACTGTTGTCTTCCAAGACACTTGCAAAAAACGTAGGGCTGCTCACATGGCTATACATGGAAACACTTCCATCCGCCTTGGACGCAAGCAGCCTTAGGTTTGAATCCCTGTCAGATTCTATAGAATGAAACCCGTTGATCCTCATACCATGGTAAACAGAAAGCATTGTAGGTTCTTGTATATATGCTGCAGACCCTCGGAAGTAAAGAGTCCCATCGGATAGACGGACGTATGTTGCTTCAACGGAGGATCCTTCGTTCGCCCAGTCTAGCAAATCTTCCGGGACACCATCTGTCTGATTGAATTTGATGACATTGGTGTCCCTTGCTGTACACAGAGACATTCCTTGCGCGCTATTTACAAATaacagcagcaaaaccgAAGTCAGAGAAGCCGTCGCCGCGAGTGCCATAAGCAGGTACAACAAGCTGACCAAAAAGGGAAACGTTGATTGCCATGCTGGATCGCGATGAAGATACGCGTCTACCTTTTGCGCGACTCGAGCGTGCACGTGGTCCAGTACCTTCAAATCCAATTGCGGGAGCGGTGCCGCTGTTCTCCATATCGGACTCTGCGTCTCGGCGCTTTGTGCTTGCGAGTCCTGTGCTTGATGCTCCCTCACTAGCAAGTGCATATCCTTCCGAAGAAACGCGGCGGCCAAGTACAGGAAAATGGTATCCAAGAATGCCATCACTACCACCCCTACGCATTTGACACGAAACCTCGTCATCATGAGCATTAACGAGCTCGTCTCCCAATCATCGTTATAGGTGTCTTGGTAGTCATTTTCTGGATTGTACAGGGACAGGAAAAGCAACACAACCGTGTTGATGAGGAGTAGAGCCAACGGGTACTTGGCAAAGGCCCACCAGAATCTCCAGCTGGCAATATGCCTCGAAAGCGGAAAACGAGCTTCGAAATTATCTGGCATCGACTCCTCCTCGTCCATATCTATGGcgtccacgtcgtcgacggGACTCCCCATGGTTTCCATCTGGCGCTCCCCGATTGCGGACGGACCACCGGCTGTGGACCTGTTCATGTGCTGTGTGGATCGACCTTATAGTAAATGTAAGTACCCTTGCGAATGCCAGTTCTGCGGAATTGGGTGGTAGGTGTTGGTCACGGATCCTTTCACTGGACAAGGTTCTTTTGCAACTGGGGAAGCGTTGTTGGTGGAACTCTTACTTGCGTTGGATGCGATAGAACTGTCCAGCATGATAAGGAATATACGAGAACAAAAACGCTTCGTTACACAGTTAAATCCATTGAAGCTTGTCGATCGTTACTGATAGTGGCACGTGTCATTCAGCCATTCATCGATGACTTTACACTTACACTTAAAGCAAGTACGTTGAACCAAGATCCCCCCGTTGGGTTTGGACTTAATAAATGGATAGTTCTCTACCGAAAAGAAGGGATGTCGTGTTCGTttatcacagtcagtccgaCCAATCGATATACAATCCGCGAACTCTACGAATCGGGAAAGAAGAGCTCTGATCGTCCGCGCCCGCGCCTGTGCGACAGAATCCGGCCGGACGAATTGGTAGGGATTCGACTCCAACGTGAGTTGACAATTGGATAATCGGCGCTTCGACTCCGCCACAATCctgatttgatagagccatacTGACCCGGATATGGGGAAGTAAGGTtgaggacaaatgaccttagaggacatctcaggatgagatgctagggtcatcacattagtctagtcttgtgcacatcggatgatgtgctcactttcctttattttattctaaagcactctgcaagctgtactactagtcctcttgtgtgctttgttagactttgccatggccatgcattagatggtttccgccgcagcggaatcatcggtcaagcgacaggacaacgatgaatggaatcatagtccAAATATTGTAGTGCCAATGAACAGAgcaccacgtggatattAAAAGAGTTTATCAGAAACCCATTGCATACACCATGCGCAAAATTACCCACACAGCTCTGTGCGAGTGGATTGGTACCAGGCGCTAGACTGCACTGAGTTTTTCATCGGATCTGTAAAATTTGACAGTAGTGTCGCGCGTTTCGTTACACCTACCAGTGTGATCCGTGCAGTgggagaaaaagaaccaGAACAGATCTTGGTTCGCGCCCAGTAGCGGCTTTTAAATCCGCGGGTACGATCAGTTGACAATTGATCTTGAAATCAGTTAAGTAAAATTCAGGTGGTTTCAGATGGttgataaagtatagccacgcaatactgcaatttgccactaaggtgagcaattgtcatagctattgttgttggaacattcaactagcatatCAGTTGCGGTATAGCGTgcattccgttgtcggtCATGACGCGTGTAGCGCTGCTCATTATCCTCCCAGTCTTTGCTGTTTAGAACCCGttagtttatcagacccagcaATCATCGCTGGCGTTGCTCTCGCCAACGTTCTTACTTTACACAATTAATGGCCCGAGTTTGCAAGGCAACCGGTCCTACCCGGAAGGGAGCGACCGAAACGGTGCCGGAGGAGcgagtggaagaagaaacgcccTTTGAGGCCGTTGAGTCGCCGTCCAAggacagtgacaatgagacGCAACCATCGTCCATGGGCGATGACAATGACTCACAGTCTGAGATCGAGTCGTACAAGATTGATACCGACATTGATTTCAAGTACAACCCAAACTTTTTTgaggacaagaaagcccTTGAAAGTGTTCTAAGGAATACTATGGGATTTGGAGATATCCATGTGAAGTCACTCCAAAACGAAGGTTTGAAGACCGCAAATGATTTCTTGCTTATTTCTATGagtgacatcaatgatctttgcgacaagcttttgtttgcaacagtttACAGGGCTCGCCTACGGGCATCTGCTACATGGTTACGTAGTCAACCCGACAACGTAAATATTACCCAAGaatggacaattccagtTATGCAATTGGAAATGCAGATGAAGGCGCAAGCGTCTCCATTTGGAATCTCcgagaccaacaaaacagacaAGTCAGTCTCCAGTCTGG
Proteins encoded in this region:
- a CDS encoding predicted protein, coding for MNRSTAGGPSAIGERQMETMGSPVDDVDAIDMDEEESMPDNFEARFPLSRHIASWRFWWAFAKYPLALLLINTVVLLFLSLYNPENDYQDTYNDDWETSSLMLMMTRFRVKCVGVVVMAFLDTIFLYLAAAFLRKDMHLLVREHQAQDSQAQSAETQSPIWRTAAPLPQLDLKVLDHVHARVAQKVDAYLHRDPAWQSTFPFLVSLLYLLMALAATASLTSVLLLLFVNSAQGMSLCTARDTNVIKFNQTDGVPEDLLDWANEGSSVEATYVRLSDGTLYFRGSAAYIQEPTMLSVYHGMRINGFHSIESDRDSNLRLLASKADGSVSMYSHVSSPTFFASVLEDNSGTSTSFCFLYKEVVQEGYDIDIFPSVPYASSVFSVACIDSKEDANQEVRNTTFSSSNQQELRSCLGRAYDGEYWVRQDGVDRHFWSIQEVQIVRVNPQTMVATTIANKTHSRDFRPVWSREGKCNLRIQEIGYSAAAVFLFIFALAMEQTLKIPSSAGCLAMSIVATLTWIDETLAGLLSLVLIIATAFYLIMGSPSLVVREQMLWGMYCVIILQLVFEFYPVVVFGLGLGIARDHPVLQLGGWIGGPFAVFFLLFYSITDSIDWLELVAFIPLSVLIACGMVTAGNQLTRYRPFLLFYLRRLWRSLCLKIRPQIRQQSRS